A single Mercenaria mercenaria strain notata chromosome 9, MADL_Memer_1, whole genome shotgun sequence DNA region contains:
- the LOC128559541 gene encoding amiloride-sensitive amine oxidase [copper-containing]-like encodes MGGEKRVKPKVKITIEDTDAGTKTTEEDTAACKVPLKQGIKSKDVVVQILDKPPWKLKAFAITCSFCSVILLASVIILAVHAVAIHYCFLGNLIIPVNTENPGVFQDMTSEEYKAVLNYMLYKSKIGLTPFGKATVNSSYIYMIDLHIPLKSAVLQYLDRGSIRLKRAAKVVVIRGNLATPKVEEYLVSPIPNPRTHKLARNPSYARFPIPYTSRPVDKVDNKQLYSMIKDFSEKVYHILIESYNLCYHNCTKGVNCIIFHDVAPRGQKSGDRNTWFWSFRDVEGYYLHPLGLELQINHTSNNIKKWKIDKIVYNNQLVYTVNDLIERYETGSLRKIKNDRPIGHHHELYSSYYRRGQSDMHTPLQGPRFTEPDGHRYGITGQHVKYMHWDFDVRMRPSTGLQIFDVRFQSERIAYEISLQDAVIFHTGYGPAQTISNLYLTSWMIGASSFELVRGIDCPDTASFLDTVNLVNSGEPLHYRNSICIFEVNPGVPLRRHYTNNYAGGYKYYGGIIDYHLIVRHIATIWNGDYIFDYIFHLNGEIEIRVSTTGYVQATYKLPFEQPYGNPIYFDVNANVHQQLFHFKIDLDIGRLENRYSVLDVGLETIRHPWYSKSNKTQFVLSERKMEREMDLVIDDTDNPRYHIIYDKYLHNRYKTKRAYRILNKSSSKYLLDEIPVTNAAKWAKYPLVITKYDDTEDLSSSIYAQNDPWNPVVDFERFVIDNDTIVNEDLVAWATLGMYHIPHTEDVPSTSTSWNKLSLHLIPFNFFTECPSVSSPSAVHITPGKNYESSSVNTFGTNYESTCVPPTYGPSTFYGYRDAE; translated from the exons ATGGGTGGTGAGAAGCGGGTAAAACCCAAGGTGAAGATCACTATAGAAGACACAGATGCTGGTACTAAAACGACAGAAGAGGATACTGCTGCTTGCAAG GTTCCCCTAAAGCAAGGTATCAAATCTAAAGACGTCGTCGTTCAGATATTAGACAAACCACCATGGAAGCTGAAAGCCTTTGCAATCACCTGCTCGTTTTGTTCTGTGATACTCCTTGCCTCTGTGATCATACTGGCTGTGCATGCCGTCGCCATACATTATTGTTTCCTAGGCAACCTTATCATTCCGGTGAACACTGAAAATCCTGGTGTCTTTCAGGATATGACTTCAGAGGAATACAAAGCCGTTCTGAATTATATGCTCTATAAGTCAAAGATTGGTTTAACTCCATTTGGGAAAGCCACAGTTAACAGTAGTTATATTTATATGATTGACCTTCACATTCCATTAAAATCAGCTGTGTTGCAGTATTTAGACAGAGGAAGTATTAGGCTGAAAAGAGCAGCAAAGGTTGTTGTCATTAGAGGAAATCTTGCAACGCCGAAAGTAGAGGAGTACCTAGTATCACCCATTCCAAATCCAAGAACTCACAAACTTGCAAGGAATCCATCCTATGCAAGATTCCCTATACCGTACACCAGCCGGCCTGTGGACAAAGTAGATAATAAACAATTATATTCGATGATAAAAGATTTCTCAGAAAAGGTTTATCACATTCTAATTGAAAGTTATAATCTTTGCTATCATAATTGTACAAAGGGCGTGAATTGTATTATATTTCATGACGTTGCCCCACGTGGTCAAAAGAGTGGCGATAGAAACACGTGGTTTTGGTCATTCCGTGACGTCGAGGGCTACTATCTGCATCCATTAGGACTAGAGTTGCAAATAAATCACACCTCTAATAATATTAAAAAGTGGaaaattgacaaaattgtttataaCAATCAACTCGTGTATACCGTGAATGATTTAATTGAACGGTATGAAACAGGAAGTTTAAGGAAGATTAAGAACGACAGACCTATAGGGCATCATCATGAGTTATATTCATCTTACTACAGGCGTGGGCAGTCAGACATGCACACACCTTTACAAGGACCTAGATTCACTGAGCCCGATGGCCACAGGTATGGAATCACAGGTCAACACGTAAAGTACATGCACTGGGATTTTGATGTTCGGATGCGTCCGTCGACAGGTTTACAGATATTTGACGTTAGATTTCAGAGTGAACGTATTGCGTATGAAATCAGTCTGCAAGACGCGGTTATTTTTCACACTGGGTACGGACCAGCTCAGACTATATCCAATCTCTATCTTACTTCTTGGATGATCGGAGCTTCATCGTTTGAGCTTGTGAGAGGAATCGATTGTCCAGACACGGCATCTTTTCTGGATACCGTCAATCTCGTAAACTCTGGAGAGCCATTACATTATAGAAATTCTATATGTATATTTGAGGTTAACCCAGGTGTTCCGCTTCGGAGGCATTATACAAACAATTACGCGGGTGGTTATAAATATTACGGAGGAATAATCGATTACCATTTGATAGTACGGCATATAGCTACCATATGGAATGGGGATTATATATTCGATTACATCTTCCATCTCAACGGTGAGATAGAAATCCGCGTTTCTACAACAGGGTATGTTCAAGCCACGTACAAACTTCCGTTCGAACAACCGTATGGGAATCCTATATATTTCGACGTAAATGCTAATGTACatcaacaattatttcattttaaaatagatTTGGACATAGGTAGATTAGAAAATAGGTATTCTGTTTTAGACGTTGGCTTGGAGACTATACGTCATCCGTGGTATTctaaatcaaataaaacacagtttgtACTAAGCGAAAGAAAGATGGAAAGGGAGATGGATTTAGTTATTGATGACACCGACAATCCAAGATATCAtataatttatgataaatatcTTCATAACAGATACAAAACCAAACGAGCTTACCGTATTTTAAACAAGAGTAGTTCTAAATATTTACTAGATGAGATACCTGTTACAAACGCGGCTAAGTGGGCGAAATATCCGCTTGTTATAACAAAGTATGACGATACGGAAGATCTGTCCAGCTCTATTTATGCTCAGAATGACCCCTGGAATCCGGTTGTTGATTTTGAGAGATTTGTTATCGATAACGACACGATTGTTAATGAAGATCTCGTTGCCTGGGCAACACTTGGCATGTATCATATACCACATACAGAGGATGTTCCATCCACTTCAACATCATGGAATAAACTCTCTTTGCATCTAATTCCTTTTAACTTCTTCACGGAATGTCCCAGCGTGTCGTCGCCAAGTGCGGTGCACATTACACCCGGTAAGAACTATGAAAGTAGCAGCGTAAACACGTTTGGTACGAATTACGAATCGACTTGTGTACCACCAACATACGGACCAAGTACATTTTACGGGTATCGGGATGCCGAATAA
- the LOC128559702 gene encoding C-type lectin domain family 4 member F-like isoform X1, translating to MILLLIIIIGVYSTFGTSTASVSTDVWKKLTEIETILVDMVAQIADVKERLDTEKAESTTACPDRWVAYKGSFCYFGSTTVTFSEAQDICTSLGAHLVHVDNYLENVFLKGFMNSHSKNCYWVGLTDAAKEGLWKLTGKNTIAPFLDWGSSEQRWDF from the exons ATGATTTTGTTATTGATCATTATTATAGGAGTATATTCCACTTTCGGTACCAGTACTGCATCGGTTTCAACAGATGTATGGAAAAAACTGACTGAGATTGAAACGATTCTGGTTGATATGGTTGCTCAAATAGCAGATGTGAAAGAACGATTGGACACAGAAAAGG CAGAATCCACAACAGCATGTCCTGATCGTTGGGTAGCATATAAAGGGTCTTTTTGCTACTTTGGATCTACTACTGTTACCTTTAGCGAGGCTCAg gatatATGTACATCTCTTGGGGCTCATTTAGTTCATGTTGACAACTACTTGGAAAACGTGTTTCTTAAGGGCTTCATGAATAGTCACAGCA aaaattgttaTTGGGTTGGTCTGACAGATGCCGCGAAGGAAGGTTTATGGAAGCTGACGGGAAAGAACACAATAGCTCCTTTCTTAGACTGGGGAAGCTCAGAACAGAGGTGGGACTTCTGA
- the LOC128559702 gene encoding C-type lectin domain family 4 member F-like isoform X2, with the protein MILLLIIIIGVYSTFGTSTASVSTDVWKKLTEIETILVDMVAQIADVKERLDTEKESTTACPDRWVAYKGSFCYFGSTTVTFSEAQDICTSLGAHLVHVDNYLENVFLKGFMNSHSKNCYWVGLTDAAKEGLWKLTGKNTIAPFLDWGSSEQRWDF; encoded by the exons ATGATTTTGTTATTGATCATTATTATAGGAGTATATTCCACTTTCGGTACCAGTACTGCATCGGTTTCAACAGATGTATGGAAAAAACTGACTGAGATTGAAACGATTCTGGTTGATATGGTTGCTCAAATAGCAGATGTGAAAGAACGATTGGACACAGAAAAGG AATCCACAACAGCATGTCCTGATCGTTGGGTAGCATATAAAGGGTCTTTTTGCTACTTTGGATCTACTACTGTTACCTTTAGCGAGGCTCAg gatatATGTACATCTCTTGGGGCTCATTTAGTTCATGTTGACAACTACTTGGAAAACGTGTTTCTTAAGGGCTTCATGAATAGTCACAGCA aaaattgttaTTGGGTTGGTCTGACAGATGCCGCGAAGGAAGGTTTATGGAAGCTGACGGGAAAGAACACAATAGCTCCTTTCTTAGACTGGGGAAGCTCAGAACAGAGGTGGGACTTCTGA
- the LOC123546228 gene encoding perlucin-like protein → MFLSVIIILGIYSTFGTCTASDSTDVWEKLTQVETILIDMVAQIADVKGRLDNLEKEKAESTTPCRDRWVAYKGSCYYFGSTAVSFSEAQDICTSLGAHLVHVDNYKENMFLKGFMHSHSKNDYWVGLTDAAKEGLWKLTGKNTIAPFLDWGSAEPSGGTIENCVMFAIGHQYSWGDVSCSRRIRYLCERT, encoded by the exons ATGTTTTTGTCAGTGATCATTATTCTAGGAATATATTCTACTTTTGGTACCTGTACTGCCTCGGATTCAACAGATGTATGGGAAAAACTGACTCAGGTTGAAACGATTCTGATTGATATGGTTGCTCAAATAGCAGATGTGAAAGGGCGACTAGACaatcttgaaaaagaaaagg CAGAATCCACAACACCATGTCGTGATCGTTGGGTAGCATATAAAGGGTCTTGTTACTACTTTGGATCTACTGCTGTTAGCTTCAGCGAGGCTCAG GATATATGTACATCTCTTGGGGCTCATTTAGTTCATGTTGACAACTACAAGGAAAACATGTTTCTTAAGGGCTTCATGCATAGTCACAGCA aaaatgattACTGGGTTGGTTTGACAGATGCCGCGAAAGAAGGTTTATGGAAGCTTACGGGAAAGAACACAATAGCTCCTTTCTTGGACTGGGGAAGCGCAGAACCGAGCGGTGGGACTATTGAAAATTGTGTGATGTTTGCAATTGGACATCAGTACAGTTGGGGGGATGTCTCTTGCTCACGAAGAATCCGGTATTTATGTGAGAGAACCTGA